A single window of Archangium gephyra DNA harbors:
- a CDS encoding glycosyltransferase family 39 protein: protein MTGVLLALGTLLFRLPAFLNSDAADSDITVVGLQAWHLARGERSLLLWGTDYQGITASLAALVFQTLLPVRPSLALLLSSVFGHVVLVLSLFGVLRRVLPLSLAVLAAACVAVCPEPLNYLTYSAFRIWSFALVFLGLYLAERAAGEFRPRWHMLFAGLAGVAVGLGYYSDLFAMQFLPGLVLYLLWWTWGAARKPRWLALGAVVAGFLVGSIPRLRANMKPPELSELSFAQMKRVWPLFWEQCLPYVTGAKLFSSLDGFHRPEVRPEGFWFVLMALGLGTFLLLALAGGLIALLPIADRTARRLAWCGAGWMGVSLIGFLFTGRAVDVMSARYLVPVLLGFPLMAAPVLDRLVRSGRTAVGVALVLLVVAHFWVAGWRGYGSWVDGPLPHVTRYGSGEDEQALLKELQQRGVEAATGDYWAAYRLTFLWRERLLMPPSFGTERYGPYQQRFATARRKALIFFPAIPVTSFKVPEPWEERFRREGRPYQRVDVGPYTALIID, encoded by the coding sequence GTGACAGGCGTACTGCTGGCGCTGGGCACCCTGCTGTTCCGGCTCCCGGCGTTCCTCAACTCCGACGCGGCCGACTCGGACATCACCGTCGTCGGCCTGCAGGCCTGGCACCTGGCGCGCGGGGAGCGCTCCCTGCTGCTGTGGGGGACGGACTATCAGGGCATCACCGCGTCCCTGGCCGCGCTGGTCTTCCAGACGCTGCTGCCCGTGCGCCCCTCGCTGGCCCTGCTGCTGTCCTCGGTATTCGGGCACGTGGTGCTGGTGCTCTCTCTGTTCGGGGTGCTGAGGCGGGTGCTGCCGCTCTCCCTGGCGGTGCTCGCGGCCGCCTGCGTCGCGGTGTGTCCCGAGCCGCTCAACTACCTCACGTACAGCGCCTTCCGGATCTGGTCCTTCGCCCTGGTGTTCCTGGGGCTGTACCTCGCCGAGCGGGCCGCGGGAGAGTTCCGCCCCCGGTGGCACATGCTGTTCGCCGGGCTGGCGGGAGTGGCGGTGGGGCTGGGCTACTACTCGGACCTGTTCGCCATGCAGTTCCTCCCGGGGCTGGTGCTGTACCTGCTCTGGTGGACGTGGGGCGCGGCCCGCAAGCCGAGGTGGCTCGCCCTGGGCGCCGTGGTGGCCGGCTTCCTGGTGGGCAGCATTCCCCGCTTGCGCGCCAACATGAAGCCGCCCGAGCTCAGCGAGCTCTCCTTCGCGCAGATGAAGCGCGTCTGGCCGCTCTTCTGGGAGCAGTGCCTGCCCTACGTCACGGGGGCCAAGCTGTTCTCCTCGCTGGACGGCTTCCATCGGCCGGAGGTGCGGCCCGAGGGCTTCTGGTTCGTGCTGATGGCGCTGGGGCTGGGCACCTTCCTCCTGCTGGCGCTCGCGGGTGGCCTCATCGCCCTGCTGCCCATCGCGGACAGGACCGCCCGCCGGCTGGCCTGGTGTGGCGCGGGCTGGATGGGGGTGTCCCTCATCGGCTTCCTCTTCACCGGCCGGGCCGTGGACGTGATGAGCGCGCGCTACCTGGTCCCCGTGCTGCTCGGCTTTCCGCTGATGGCGGCACCGGTGCTCGACAGGCTCGTGCGCAGCGGGAGGACGGCGGTGGGCGTGGCCCTGGTGCTGCTGGTGGTGGCGCACTTCTGGGTGGCGGGCTGGCGAGGCTATGGCAGCTGGGTCGACGGCCCCCTCCCCCACGTCACGCGCTACGGGAGCGGAGAGGACGAGCAGGCCCTGCTGAAGGAGCTCCAGCAGCGGGGCGTGGAGGCCGCCACGGGCGACTACTGGGCCGCCTACCGGCTCACCTTCCTCTGGAGGGAGCGGCTCCTGATGCCGCCGTCCTTCGGGACGGAGCGCTATGGCCCGTACCAGCAGCGGTTCGCCACGGCCCGCCGCAAGGCGCTGATCTTCTTTCCGGCCATCCCGGTGACGAGCTTCAAGGTGCCCGAGCCGTGGGAGGAGCGCTTCCGCCGTGAGGGGCGCCCCTACCAGCGGGTGGACGTGGGCCCCTACACCGCGCTCATCATCGATTGA
- a CDS encoding DUF2029 domain-containing protein: MSPGTHQASGGERSHLAPLLSVAAVTLGYAVQFGNGARHPDSMALLTVALVASLLAVVLPEPRHARLVQWAERATILLLGIGLIGQFIFLATSSPAVYLRPGRNGFTSFLTGIAVAAVLAGAGLSGKPWLGRLRLPVLVGVHVALGSWIIHYSPNPFIDVYTFHVEAFQALAKGINPFAITMPNIYGHEQFYGPGLVVNGRLQVGFPYPPFSLMLAWVGHLLTGDYRYTNLVAMGLAALLMGTCRPGQWAQVAAVVFLFTPRTFFVLEQGWTDAYVALLVAATVWSACRAPRFLPVALGLLFAVKHYMVLAAPLVVLLYPGPQPWRETLRTLLKAAGVAAVVTLPFAVLDPVALFNDLLGFQMRQPFRMDALSYLSWWAARTGQQPPSWLGFAVVLPALGLSLWRAPRTPAGFAAAMAMTFTVFFAFSKQAFCNYYYFIIATLCSAIAAWTPPLQEERASQ; encoded by the coding sequence GTGAGCCCCGGCACCCACCAGGCCTCCGGGGGGGAGCGGTCCCACCTCGCGCCGCTGCTGTCCGTGGCGGCCGTGACGTTGGGCTACGCGGTCCAGTTCGGCAACGGCGCCCGCCATCCGGACTCGATGGCCCTGCTGACGGTGGCCCTGGTGGCCTCGCTGCTGGCCGTGGTGCTGCCGGAGCCCCGGCACGCGCGGCTCGTCCAGTGGGCCGAGCGGGCGACGATCCTGCTGCTGGGCATCGGGCTCATCGGTCAGTTCATCTTCCTGGCCACCAGCTCACCCGCCGTTTACCTGCGGCCGGGCCGCAATGGCTTCACCTCCTTCCTGACGGGCATCGCGGTGGCGGCGGTGCTGGCCGGGGCGGGGCTGAGTGGGAAGCCCTGGCTGGGGAGGCTGCGGCTGCCCGTGCTGGTGGGCGTCCATGTGGCGTTGGGCTCGTGGATCATCCACTACTCGCCCAACCCGTTCATCGACGTCTACACGTTCCACGTCGAGGCCTTCCAGGCGCTCGCCAAGGGCATCAATCCCTTCGCCATCACCATGCCGAACATCTACGGGCACGAGCAGTTCTACGGGCCCGGGCTGGTGGTGAACGGGCGGCTCCAGGTGGGCTTCCCCTACCCTCCCTTCAGCCTGATGCTGGCGTGGGTGGGTCACCTGCTGACCGGGGACTACCGCTATACCAACCTGGTGGCGATGGGGCTGGCCGCGCTGCTGATGGGCACCTGCCGGCCGGGACAGTGGGCCCAGGTCGCCGCCGTGGTCTTCCTGTTCACGCCCCGGACGTTCTTCGTGCTCGAGCAGGGGTGGACGGACGCGTACGTGGCGCTGCTCGTGGCCGCCACCGTCTGGAGTGCGTGCCGGGCGCCCCGTTTCCTGCCGGTGGCGCTGGGCCTGCTCTTCGCCGTCAAGCACTACATGGTGCTCGCCGCCCCGCTCGTGGTGCTGCTGTACCCGGGTCCCCAGCCGTGGCGGGAGACGCTCCGCACCCTGCTGAAGGCCGCGGGGGTCGCCGCGGTGGTGACGCTGCCCTTCGCCGTGCTGGATCCGGTGGCCCTCTTCAATGACCTGCTGGGCTTCCAGATGCGCCAGCCCTTCCGCATGGACGCGCTCAGCTACCTCTCGTGGTGGGCCGCCCGGACGGGCCAGCAGCCGCCCTCGTGGCTCGGCTTCGCGGTGGTGCTGCCCGCCCTCGGGCTCTCGCTCTGGCGCGCCCCCCGGACCCCCGCCGGCTTCGCCGCCGCGATGGCCATGACCTTCACGGTCTTCTTCGCGTTCAGCAAGCAGGCGTTCTGCAACTACTACTACTTCATCATCGCCACGCTGTGCTCGGCCATCGCGGCATGGACTCCTCCCCTTCAGGAAGAGAGGGCTTCGCAGTGA
- a CDS encoding glycosyltransferase family 2 protein, whose protein sequence is MLNNKKICVVMPGYNAEHTVKKTYEEIPKDIVDDVILVDDSSSDRTAEVARSLGIHTVVHPKNRGYGGNQKTCYTEALRRGADIVVMVHPDYQYTPRLIPAMASVISSGIYDVALGSRILGNTALTGGMPLYKFVANRFLTAVENILVDQKLSEYHTGYRAFSREVLLTLPLEENDDGFVFDNQMLVQAIRFGFRIGEVSCPTRYEEQSSSIGFMKSVRYGFGVLEAAAQYRMMKLGLIHPKFLAENGRRLQMEPESAKDEREAS, encoded by the coding sequence ATGCTCAACAACAAGAAGATCTGCGTCGTGATGCCCGGCTACAACGCCGAGCACACCGTCAAGAAGACCTACGAAGAGATTCCCAAGGACATCGTGGACGATGTGATTCTCGTCGACGACAGCTCCAGCGACCGGACGGCCGAGGTCGCGCGCTCGCTGGGAATCCACACCGTCGTGCACCCGAAGAACCGGGGCTACGGCGGCAACCAGAAGACCTGCTACACCGAGGCGCTCCGGCGCGGCGCGGACATCGTGGTGATGGTCCACCCGGACTATCAGTACACCCCCCGGCTCATCCCCGCGATGGCCTCGGTCATCAGCAGCGGCATCTATGACGTCGCGCTGGGCTCGCGCATCCTCGGCAACACGGCGCTCACGGGCGGCATGCCGCTCTACAAGTTCGTGGCCAACCGCTTCCTGACGGCCGTGGAGAACATCCTCGTCGATCAGAAGCTGAGCGAGTACCACACGGGCTACCGGGCCTTCTCGCGCGAGGTGCTGCTCACCCTGCCGCTCGAGGAGAACGACGACGGCTTCGTGTTCGACAACCAGATGCTGGTGCAGGCCATCCGGTTCGGCTTCCGCATCGGCGAGGTGAGCTGCCCCACGCGCTACGAGGAGCAGTCGTCCTCCATCGGCTTCATGAAGAGCGTGCGCTACGGCTTCGGCGTGCTGGAGGCGGCGGCCCAGTACCGGATGATGAAGCTGGGGCTCATCCACCCCAAGTTCCTCGCCGAGAACGGGCGCAGGTTGCAGATGGAGCCCGAGTCCGCCAAGGACGAGCGGGAGGCGAGTTGA
- a CDS encoding glycosyltransferase family 4 protein, translating into MAVHQLIPSFVAGDASGQAALHLQLLLRRLGHSGELYAGEVGAGLESLAHPVSALRPGPDDLVLYHHGIASPLSSRLMHLPCRRGVVFHNISPARYYTGTPLAEALLTGRAQLAAMAPFADVAIGVSDYNCAELREAGYHDVHTVPLFVEPQRFSESNADKALLARLSGTGPVVLSVSRVAPHKRFEDLLALHAELLRLRPEARLLVVGGYEPGSRYFKSLQHRARELTGVHFLGRLNHAELVAAYRTADVFVSMSEHEGFGVPLIEAMAAEVPVLAYAAAAVPETLGGAGIAFDQKRFAFLAELVVDMCEDASLRERLLAGQARRLKHFSAEESQKALAKALGEDKRPRRRAPSAKKKPRVGVVVQRYGEVTGGAERHAQQVVEQLAPHWDLTVLTTCAKNHLTWENVFPPGEEQDAHVERVKVLRFPVTRVRNIRPFNALSKQVFDKPNERLREEHWVAEQGPVVPGLLEHLDAHGADYDGFVFFTYLYAPTVWGLPMVADRALIVPTAHDEPPIRFGVYSDVFERPRALLCNTPEEVELIGRYYPDHAPARVVGVGVDVPAKVDPQRFREQYGVRNPYLLYVGRLEAGKGIPELLAHHRALRARFHDAPDLVLAGEAHMELRGEGVRHVGRIGEQDKYDALAGALAVAVPSRFESLSLLTLEAFASGTPVLVNGHSEVLVGQVERSRAGRTYTDLESFITGLREVGEQRAVLSRRAKTYAAKYTWPRVVDAYREEMDLILREKSR; encoded by the coding sequence ATGGCGGTCCATCAGCTGATTCCGAGCTTCGTGGCGGGCGACGCCTCCGGACAGGCGGCGCTGCACCTGCAGCTGCTGCTGCGCCGGCTGGGCCACTCCGGCGAGCTCTACGCGGGCGAGGTCGGTGCCGGCCTCGAGTCCCTGGCGCACCCCGTCTCGGCGCTGCGTCCCGGTCCGGACGACCTCGTCCTCTACCACCACGGCATCGCCTCGCCGCTGAGCAGCCGGCTGATGCACCTGCCCTGCCGCCGGGGCGTCGTCTTCCACAACATCAGCCCCGCGCGCTACTACACGGGCACCCCGCTGGCCGAGGCGCTCCTCACGGGGCGGGCGCAGCTGGCCGCCATGGCCCCCTTCGCGGACGTGGCCATCGGCGTGTCGGACTACAACTGCGCCGAGCTGCGCGAGGCCGGCTACCACGACGTCCACACCGTCCCGCTCTTCGTCGAGCCCCAGCGCTTCTCCGAGTCCAACGCGGACAAGGCGCTGCTGGCGCGACTGTCCGGAACGGGCCCGGTGGTGCTCTCGGTGAGCCGGGTGGCGCCGCACAAGCGCTTCGAGGACCTGCTGGCGCTGCACGCGGAGCTGCTCCGGCTGCGGCCCGAGGCGCGCCTGCTGGTAGTGGGTGGCTACGAGCCGGGCAGCCGCTACTTCAAGTCGCTCCAGCACAGGGCGCGCGAGCTGACCGGGGTGCACTTCCTCGGGAGGCTCAACCACGCGGAGCTGGTGGCCGCGTACCGCACGGCAGACGTCTTCGTCTCCATGAGCGAGCACGAGGGCTTCGGCGTCCCGCTCATCGAGGCCATGGCCGCCGAGGTGCCGGTGCTGGCCTACGCGGCGGCGGCCGTGCCCGAGACACTCGGGGGCGCGGGCATCGCCTTCGATCAGAAGCGCTTCGCCTTCCTCGCCGAGCTGGTGGTGGACATGTGCGAGGACGCGTCCCTGCGCGAGCGCCTGCTCGCGGGACAGGCCCGGCGGCTCAAGCACTTCTCCGCGGAAGAGAGCCAGAAGGCCCTCGCGAAGGCCCTGGGCGAGGACAAGCGCCCCCGGCGCCGTGCCCCGTCGGCGAAGAAGAAGCCCCGGGTGGGCGTGGTGGTGCAGCGCTACGGCGAGGTGACGGGCGGAGCCGAGCGCCACGCGCAGCAGGTGGTGGAGCAGCTCGCGCCGCACTGGGATCTGACGGTGCTCACCACGTGCGCGAAGAACCACCTCACGTGGGAGAACGTCTTCCCGCCGGGCGAGGAGCAGGACGCGCACGTGGAGCGCGTGAAGGTGCTGCGCTTCCCGGTGACGCGGGTGCGGAACATCCGTCCCTTCAACGCGCTGTCCAAGCAGGTCTTCGACAAGCCCAACGAGCGGCTGCGCGAGGAGCACTGGGTGGCCGAGCAGGGCCCGGTGGTGCCCGGGCTGCTGGAGCACCTGGACGCGCACGGGGCGGACTACGACGGCTTCGTCTTCTTCACCTACCTGTACGCGCCCACGGTGTGGGGCCTGCCGATGGTGGCGGACCGGGCGCTGATCGTCCCCACGGCGCACGACGAGCCGCCCATCCGCTTCGGCGTGTACTCGGACGTCTTCGAGCGCCCGCGCGCCCTCTTGTGCAACACGCCCGAGGAGGTGGAGCTCATCGGCCGGTACTACCCGGACCATGCGCCCGCGCGGGTGGTGGGCGTGGGGGTGGACGTGCCGGCGAAGGTGGACCCCCAGCGCTTCCGCGAGCAGTACGGCGTGCGCAACCCGTACCTGCTGTACGTGGGGCGGCTGGAGGCCGGCAAGGGCATCCCCGAGCTGCTCGCGCACCACCGGGCGCTGCGTGCGCGCTTCCACGACGCGCCGGACCTGGTGCTCGCGGGCGAGGCGCACATGGAGCTGCGTGGCGAGGGTGTGCGTCACGTGGGCCGCATCGGCGAGCAGGACAAGTACGACGCGCTGGCCGGAGCGCTGGCGGTGGCGGTGCCCTCGCGCTTCGAGAGCCTCTCGCTGCTCACGCTGGAGGCCTTCGCCTCGGGCACGCCGGTGCTGGTCAACGGGCACTCGGAGGTGCTGGTGGGCCAGGTGGAGCGCAGCCGGGCGGGCCGGACGTACACGGACCTGGAGTCGTTCATCACGGGCCTGCGCGAGGTGGGTGAGCAGCGCGCCGTGCTGAGCCGGCGGGCGAAGACGTACGCCGCGAAGTACACGTGGCCCCGGGTGGTGGACGCCTACCGGGAAGAGATGGATCTCATCCTCAGGGAGAAGAGCCGATGA
- a CDS encoding glycosyltransferase family 4 protein has protein sequence MSKGPVAFDASLWDEPTTGIGLYTRCLAKGLEARGVRLERLGARVSGEDPRGHLGRTAYVLGRLPQVLRGSEARVYHALGNFNLPLVRLPGKAYVVTVHDLIPLLMPETVSRAYRWQFRLWLARSVRVADRILCVSACTRDDLLARHPEAEGKVSVVYNGVDHVDGQVPDATAQAQLRTLSLPERYVLYAGSLDVRKNVSLVLDALERLKARGRPVSLVMAGQSWFGSGAVETRVARMRSEGHDIRSLGYQSEAVFFELMRRATVFAFPSKYEGFGLPPLEAMRLGTPAIVSTTGATPEVCGEGALAVRPDDAEGLAEAMDRLLRSDTERRRWAEEGKRQAALFTWARCADETLAAYEAVPGR, from the coding sequence GTGTCAAAGGGTCCTGTCGCTTTCGATGCGAGTCTCTGGGACGAGCCCACCACGGGCATCGGTCTCTACACCCGCTGTCTGGCCAAGGGCCTGGAAGCCCGGGGCGTTCGCCTGGAGCGGCTGGGCGCCCGGGTTTCTGGGGAGGACCCCCGGGGTCACCTGGGGCGCACCGCCTACGTGCTGGGCCGGCTTCCCCAGGTGCTGAGGGGCTCGGAGGCGCGGGTGTACCACGCGCTGGGCAACTTCAACCTTCCGCTGGTTCGCCTTCCGGGCAAGGCGTACGTCGTCACCGTTCACGATCTGATTCCCCTGCTGATGCCCGAGACGGTGTCCCGCGCCTACCGCTGGCAGTTCCGCCTGTGGCTGGCCCGGAGCGTCCGGGTGGCGGACCGAATCCTCTGCGTGAGCGCGTGCACCCGGGATGATCTGCTGGCGCGCCACCCCGAGGCCGAGGGCAAGGTGTCGGTGGTCTACAACGGGGTGGACCACGTGGACGGCCAGGTGCCGGATGCCACCGCGCAGGCCCAGCTGCGCACGCTGTCGCTGCCGGAACGGTACGTGCTGTACGCGGGCTCGCTGGACGTGCGGAAGAACGTGAGCCTGGTGCTGGACGCGCTCGAGCGGCTGAAGGCGCGGGGACGGCCGGTGTCGCTGGTGATGGCGGGGCAGAGCTGGTTCGGCTCGGGGGCGGTGGAGACGCGCGTGGCGCGCATGCGCTCGGAGGGGCACGACATCCGCTCGCTGGGGTACCAGTCCGAGGCGGTGTTCTTCGAGCTGATGCGGCGGGCGACGGTGTTCGCGTTCCCCTCGAAGTACGAGGGCTTCGGGCTGCCGCCGCTGGAGGCCATGAGGCTGGGGACGCCGGCCATCGTGTCCACGACGGGGGCCACGCCGGAGGTGTGCGGCGAGGGCGCGCTGGCGGTGCGGCCGGATGATGCCGAGGGCCTGGCGGAGGCGATGGACCGGCTGCTGCGCTCGGACACGGAGCGGCGGCGCTGGGCGGAGGAGGGGAAGCGTCAGGCGGCCCTGTTCACCTGGGCGCGCTGCGCGGACGAGACGCTCGCGGCCTATGAGGCGGTACCGGGGCGATAG
- a CDS encoding imm11 family protein: MNFLDTTRSAYFRLIQNVYAPNGTDGWVFQGPFDKQGARLDDPWRYTDGQRLDVTDIAESPTFRIAQPAGSPLDFNISALGIPVVPEHVVRIFERLGTKDVQFLPARIASRPEPWVILNVTRVVRCIDDARCSEVMHWKPEDGQPKKVGTYRAVYDMRIDPAKVEGARIFRTWGWLVALVVSQDIKEVLEQEHVTGTRFIEV, from the coding sequence ATGAATTTTCTCGATACCACCCGCTCAGCCTATTTCCGACTCATCCAAAACGTTTACGCTCCAAACGGCACTGACGGTTGGGTGTTTCAAGGTCCGTTCGATAAACAAGGCGCAAGACTCGATGACCCCTGGCGATACACGGACGGGCAGCGTCTCGACGTGACGGACATCGCTGAGTCACCCACGTTCCGGATCGCCCAACCTGCGGGAAGCCCACTCGACTTCAACATCTCGGCACTGGGCATCCCGGTCGTCCCCGAGCACGTCGTGCGCATTTTCGAGCGCCTGGGAACAAAGGACGTGCAGTTCCTTCCAGCGAGAATCGCCTCACGCCCAGAGCCCTGGGTCATCCTCAATGTCACCCGAGTCGTACGCTGCATCGACGACGCTCGCTGCAGTGAGGTGATGCACTGGAAACCCGAGGATGGACAACCCAAGAAGGTCGGAACCTACCGGGCCGTCTACGACATGCGCATCGACCCAGCGAAGGTCGAAGGTGCCCGCATCTTCCGGACCTGGGGATGGCTCGTGGCGCTCGTCGTCTCCCAGGACATCAAGGAAGTCCTGGAGCAGGAACACGTCACCGGGACCAGATTCATCGAAGTATGA
- a CDS encoding imm11 family protein, whose protein sequence is MNLRTPAPCSYFQLTENLYAPDGSDSWVLKGPLDEQGARLANPWKYCIGERLEVADMTESPTFQIVQPAGSPVDFNISPLGTPVVTARVVHLFEQLGIQDVQFLPTRIASHPEPWFILNPTRVVKCIDDARSRHVDYFKPEDGLPKKVGTYRAVHGMRIDPTKVEGARIFRPWGWLVALIVSQDIKEALEQDQITGAKFIEV, encoded by the coding sequence ATGAATCTTCGCACCCCTGCTCCTTGCAGTTATTTCCAACTCACCGAGAACCTTTATGCTCCCGATGGTAGTGACAGTTGGGTGCTCAAAGGCCCTTTGGATGAACAAGGTGCGAGGCTCGCCAATCCCTGGAAGTATTGCATAGGAGAGCGACTCGAGGTAGCGGACATGACAGAGTCCCCCACGTTCCAGATCGTTCAACCTGCTGGGAGCCCGGTCGACTTCAACATCTCGCCCCTGGGCACTCCCGTCGTCACTGCTCGCGTCGTACACCTCTTCGAGCAATTGGGAATACAGGACGTCCAATTCTTACCAACGAGGATCGCATCACACCCAGAACCCTGGTTCATCCTCAATCCCACCCGAGTCGTGAAGTGCATCGATGATGCTCGTTCCAGACATGTGGATTATTTCAAACCCGAGGATGGACTGCCCAAGAAGGTCGGAACCTATCGGGCCGTCCACGGCATGCGTATCGACCCAACCAAGGTCGAAGGTGCCCGCATCTTCCGGCCATGGGGATGGCTCGTGGCGCTCATCGTCTCCCAGGACATCAAGGAGGCCTTGGAACAAGATCAAATTACCGGGGCCAAGTTCATCGAGGTATGA
- a CDS encoding AHH domain-containing protein, whose amino-acid sequence MSMRLLAAALLLTLAPVLTALGGPLDAFRVEREVSLQVSTLPGERLKLSFELSPLLQRNFTVEEARSILTFQHDSLTALEPRGLLLATTGMVPCASCTAVSWEQQLRAEYLAKYGSPSVHLPEALENSRQVMALRLSTRFMGDGFRNAAHELFNDPLFVSGVVLSTALYMAAWLAPEPFFSKAFAAKLTLVLMTSFTVAELRNVAVTVMRLYKEAEQARTVRELEKVAERFGKALGGTGLRLLVMVASYGVGKALPGVPPGGMRGRQWAPAGAAALDDLLMTEATTVQVVADGSVVISGATLGNTVAAARAESICDDGSSKNGEWHHLATISNRKSSARGGPWTPRFEVLFEQMGMSLNDPTNLIHIQGHEGPHSEQYHRTVFERLRTSIVGCTSQEECKRAFTNALKLIADELCTPGTDLNKMLIKKTQP is encoded by the coding sequence ATGTCCATGAGGCTCCTGGCCGCTGCGCTCCTGCTCACCTTGGCCCCGGTGCTGACCGCGCTCGGTGGGCCTCTGGATGCGTTCCGTGTGGAACGGGAGGTGTCCCTCCAGGTGAGCACGCTTCCAGGGGAACGGCTGAAACTCTCGTTCGAACTGTCTCCCCTCTTGCAACGGAACTTCACCGTGGAAGAGGCCCGTTCCATCCTGACCTTCCAGCACGATTCGCTGACCGCCCTTGAACCACGAGGGCTCCTGCTCGCCACCACGGGCATGGTGCCATGTGCCTCGTGCACGGCCGTAAGTTGGGAGCAACAGCTCCGCGCGGAATACCTCGCGAAGTACGGCTCCCCCTCCGTGCATCTGCCGGAAGCGCTCGAGAACAGCCGCCAGGTGATGGCCCTGCGCCTCTCGACCCGGTTCATGGGCGATGGCTTCCGCAATGCCGCGCATGAGCTGTTCAACGACCCTCTCTTCGTCTCCGGCGTGGTCCTCTCCACGGCCCTCTACATGGCGGCGTGGCTGGCACCCGAGCCCTTCTTCTCCAAGGCGTTCGCCGCGAAGCTGACCCTCGTGCTCATGACGAGCTTCACCGTGGCCGAGCTGCGCAACGTGGCCGTGACCGTCATGCGGCTGTACAAGGAAGCGGAACAGGCCCGGACAGTGCGGGAGTTGGAGAAGGTCGCGGAGCGCTTCGGGAAGGCCCTGGGAGGTACCGGGCTGAGGCTGCTGGTGATGGTGGCGAGTTACGGAGTGGGCAAGGCACTTCCGGGCGTCCCGCCGGGCGGCATGAGAGGCAGGCAATGGGCCCCAGCCGGGGCGGCTGCGCTGGATGATCTGCTGATGACCGAGGCGACGACGGTGCAGGTCGTGGCGGATGGCAGTGTCGTCATCTCTGGAGCGACGCTCGGGAACACGGTAGCCGCCGCCCGGGCAGAGAGCATCTGTGACGACGGCTCAAGCAAGAACGGCGAGTGGCACCACCTCGCCACCATCAGCAACCGGAAGTCATCTGCACGGGGTGGTCCGTGGACCCCACGGTTCGAGGTGTTATTTGAACAAATGGGAATGAGCCTCAATGACCCCACGAACCTCATCCACATCCAGGGCCACGAGGGGCCGCACTCCGAACAATATCATCGGACAGTTTTTGAGCGACTCAGAACCAGTATTGTCGGCTGTACAAGCCAGGAAGAATGCAAACGAGCATTCACGAATGCGCTCAAACTCATTGCCGACGAGCTTTGTACTCCTGGTACCGATCTGAACAAGATGTTGATCAAGAAAACCCAGCCATGA
- a CDS encoding DUF1569 domain-containing protein: MARMLRMTTWAQVRTELDALERAEGASVPGAWTLPQVLLHCAQSIDCSLDGYPRLRPALFRATIGRIAKRKFLSQGFMSHGLDAAIPGAPVLEDTNLATALARLRQAIARFEAADASALKPHLAYGPCDKREYEALHAMHLADHLCAVQQTPATRAA, translated from the coding sequence ATGGCGCGAATGTTGAGAATGACGACGTGGGCGCAGGTGCGGACCGAGCTCGATGCGCTGGAGCGCGCGGAGGGCGCCTCGGTGCCCGGCGCATGGACGTTGCCGCAGGTGCTCCTCCACTGTGCCCAGAGCATCGACTGCTCGCTCGACGGCTACCCGAGGCTGCGCCCGGCCCTGTTCCGCGCGACGATCGGCCGCATCGCGAAGCGGAAGTTCCTCTCGCAGGGCTTCATGTCCCACGGCCTCGACGCGGCCATTCCGGGCGCACCTGTCCTGGAGGACACGAACCTCGCTACGGCCCTGGCGCGGCTCCGGCAGGCCATCGCCCGCTTCGAGGCCGCCGACGCCTCCGCGCTGAAGCCCCACCTCGCCTATGGCCCGTGCGACAAGCGCGAGTACGAGGCACTCCACGCCATGCACCTCGCCGACCACCTGTGTGCGGTGCAACAGACGCCCGCCACCCGCGCGGCGTGA